From the genome of Candidatus Competibacteraceae bacterium:
AGTGCTTGCTCCAGATTCTGCGCGGTCTTGGACTGGAATTGCGTGATTCGCAGATAGCCAAAATCCGGTTCCAACAAGCGGCTTTTGACACTTCTGACCTGAATAACTTCCCGGACCAGCTTGACCTTGAACGGTTTTTTCGCGCCTTCCCTGACGATGGTCAGAGTGATCGAAGTATTCGGCTTGCCTCGCATCCGCTGGATGGCATCAGCCAGCGGCATGCCCTTGACCGAGGTGTCGTCCAGACGGATGATCAAGTCGCCGGCGCGAAGACCGGCCCGCTGGGCGGGCGTATCGTCGATTGGGGCAATGATTTTGATGAAACCACTGTCTTCCTGCCCGACTTCGATGCCCAAGCCACCGAATTCGCCGGACGTGCCGATCTGCAAATCCTGGAACGCTTCGGCGTCCAGGTAGGCGGAATGGGGATCGAGGTTGCTCAGCATGCCGCGAATCGCGTTTTCCAGCAGCTCCTTGTCCTTGACCGGCTCCACATAATCTTGCTTGACGGCATCGAGTACGCCGGTGAAGGTGCGCAACTCATCCAGAGGGAGTCGGTTGTTCTCAGCCGCCGTTTCCTTCTCGGCCCAGACGGCATGCACCGTTGTCAATGAAACGCCCACCAAAAAACTCAACGCCAGCGCCAGACCGTGTCGGGTTGCAGCACTCATCTTCGCTCCAGAATTCTTCATCGCACAGGGAGAACGCAAATAATCAATCGGTGATTGTCATGAGACAACCGAATAAGCCTAAATATGCAGGGTCGGGCTGGAAAAGTGTATCGAGGCTCAATGATTCACGGATGGAAAAATCCCGGCACCGACCCTGGTGGTCGGTGCCGGGAGTGGTTACGGTGGGGAAGTGGGCGAGTTCTACTTGGCCTTGCCTTGGTTAGCAACGGCATCCATCAGCTTCTTGAGTTCCTCGGGGTCGGCGAGGTAGTAGCTCTTGGTGGGTCGCAGCTTGGCATCGAGTTCGTAGACCAGTGGCACGCCGGTCGGAACGTTCAGAGCGATGATCGCCTCGTCGGACATATCGTCGAGATATTTGATTAGCGCCCGCAAGCTGTTGCCATGCGCGGCGATCACCACGCGCTTGCCGGCGCGGATGGTGGGCACGATGGTGTCGTGCCAATAGGGCAGCACTCGATCGATGGTGATCTTGAGGCTTTCGGTGGCCGGCAGCACCCGCGGATCGAGATCGGCGTAGCGTGGATCGTTGGTGGGGAAACGCGGGTCGGTTGCCTCCAGCGCCGGGGGCGGAATATCGAAACTGCGCCGCCAGATCTTGACCTGTTCCTCGCCGTGCTGGGCGGCGGTCTCCGCTTTGTTCAAGCCGGTCAGGTTACCGTAGTGGCGCTCGTTGAGTCGCCAGGTCCGGTTTACCGGAATCCACATCAGGTCCATTTCGTCCAGCACGGTCCAGAGCGTGCGGATGGCGCGCTTGAGTACCGAGGTAAAGGCGACATCGAAGACGTAGCCTTCCTTCTTTAGGGCTTGTCCGCCTTTCCGAGCTTCCTCGCGGCCCCTCTCGGATAGATCGACGTCATGCCAACCGGTGAAACGGTTTTCCTTGTTCCATTGGCTTTCGCCATGGCGGATGAGCACGATTTTGTACATGAAAGAATGCCTCCTTGGTTCAGGGCGTCGTGGTCGTCATCGGATGGTGTATCGGCCAGCGTTTGGAATACGCTGCTCTCTGGGATGGCGGCGGCACTATGGGCCGGCAGCGCGCCGATCCCTTGAAACGATATACATAATTTTATCGAGAGATCATACGCTGGACCGGTCGATTTCGCCACTCGGCATTTGTGCCGCTGGTCCTGAAGTGACTTCTCAGTATCGCTATATCAAGCTATGCTAATACACCAAATTCCTGGACAAGGCGTTATCGGATTTATGGTGCAAGATGGGTTGACGGGTATTGCGCGGGATGGCGGTGGGGCCGGCAATATGGCGCTGGAATTGCTGATAACTCGCGATGAGGATATCGAACGGGCCTCGCGTTCGCTCAAGGCGATGTCGCATCCGCTGCGGCTTAAGATTCTTTGTACCCTGGGCGAGCGGGAAGTCAGTGTCCAGGAAATCGTCGAGCGCGTGGGTACCTCTCAGAGCAACATTTCCCAACATCTGGCGATCCTACGTGACAAAGGTATCCTCATTTGCCGCAAGGATGCCAACCGGGTTTATTATCGGGTGGGAGACGCCCGTACCTTGCGCCTGATCGGTATGATGAGAGACGTCTTCTGTACGCGGGTTTGAATCGCTGGAGCGGTTCGATGGACACGCATTGGTACCGTCCGTCCGGCGGCGAACCCGACTCGACCATTTCCACGAGGTTGTCATCGATTATATGAATAGCGAACGGATTATCCGGATTATGGCCGGTTCCTTTATCCTGCTGTCATTGTTGCTGGGGGCTCCGGCCAGCCCACTCTATCACAGCGGTTACTGGCTCTGGTTCACCGGCTTCGTTGGGTTCAACCTATTTCAGAGCGGCTTTACCCGCTTCTGTCCGGCTGAGCAAATCCTGTGGAAGCTGGGTGTTAAAAAAGCCGGTACTCCGACCGGTTGTGCGAACTAGCGGGACCGCGGGAAATCATTAATGAACGATTTCATCGAATTCTCCACACAGAACTGGCTGTTATTCTTGGCGCTGTTCGCCATTACGGGGATGTTGATCGGTAGCGAGGTCTTGCGCAAAATGCGTGGGGTCAGCAGCCTCAGTGCCGCCGAAGCCCTGCGCCTGATCAACGATCAGGAGGCCCTGATTCTGGACGTTCGCGATGGCGGCGAATACAAAGAGGGGCATATTCCGCAGGCGCGCCATATCCCGCTCGGCGCTCTGCGCGACCGATTGGGTGAACTGACCAAGGCCAAGGATAAACCCATCATCGTCTATTGTCGCAACGGCGCCACCTCGCAGGCGGCTTGCGCGCAAATCAAAAAGAGCGGCATTGCCGACGTCTACAGCCTGAGCGGCGGGTTATCGGCCTGGCAGGAAGCCAACTTGCCGGTCAGTCGCAAGAAGTCCTGATGCTCGCGCCAGATCCGGCGACGCCGAACATCGTGATATACACCTCCGGGTATTGTCCGTACTGTCGGCGCGCGCGGGCGTTATTGGACAGCAAGGGCGTGGTTTACACGCCCTTGGACGTGAACCGCGACCCGCGGTTGTGGGAGGAAATCGCCAAACGCACCGGTCGCCATACCGTGCCGCAAATCTTCATCGGCGACCGGCATGTCGGTGGATGTGATGACTTGTTCGAGCTGGAGCGGCGCGGTGAATTGACCCCATTGCTGCGCGGCTGAAGCCGGACGCGCGGTTTGTCCGTCGGTCCGGTGGCAAGCCGATTTTCCAAGGGAGGTAGGTTGCTGGCGTCCGGCCACGCGCCGCAATCACGCCGGGTCTGGGTGGATTGTTGGGCTGTATGGCGCAGACCCTGTAGAATGACGGATATTCTCCACCGACAAGACAAGGCTATTGTGCATGAGCGATCAGCAACAGGTTCCCCAGCAGTTCGAAATTCAGAAAATCTATCTGAAGGATATATCGCTGGAAACCCCAAATTCCCCGATGATTTTTACCGAGCAATGGCAACCGCAGACCGAGGTGCGTCTGGAAACCGGCGCCAAGCCGCTGGCCGAAGGCTTGTTTGAAGTGTCGTTGACCGTAACTGTCACCGCCAAGCTCGGCGATCGTACTGCTTATCTGGTTGAGGTGCAGCAAGGTGGCTTGTTTGCGCTGCGGGGTTTCGATGATGGACAAATGGGTCACATGCTGCATGCATACTGCCCGAACCTCCTGTTTCCCTTCGCCCGCGAGGAACTGGCCTCGTTGATCGGCAAGGGCGGATTTCCGGCGCTGCTGCTCAATCCGATCAACTTCGACAATCTTTATCTGCAACGCTTTCAGCAACAGCAGGAGCAAGCCGCCGCTGCTGCCCCGCCTTCCTCCGCTCCAACCATTTCCTGAGCGATGCTCGTCGCCGCGCGGGTCGCTGTCCTCGGGGCGGGGAGTTGGGGCACCGCACTGGCGTTGTTGCTGGCGCGCAATGGGCATGACGTCCGCTTGTGGGGTCACGATCCGCGGGAAATCGCGCCGTTGTGTCGGGAGCGAGAGAACCGCCGCTACTTACCTGGCGTGCCGTTCCCGAGTCGCTTGAACGCGAGCACCGATCTGATCGAAGCGCTTGCCAATGTCGAACTGGCGCTGGTGGCGGTACCGAGCCATGCCTACGGGGCGACCTTGGTCCGGTTGCGGCCACTGTTGCCGACGACCGCCGGTTTCGCTTGGGCCACCAAGGGCTTGGAGCACGGCAGTGGTCGGTTTTTGCATGAAGTGACGCTGGAGATGCTTGGTCGAGACAGGTCGGCGGCGGTGATTTCCGGCCCCAGCTTTGCGGTGGAAGTAGCCCGTGGTTTGCCGACCGCCGTTACGGTCGCCGCCTGGGATGTGGCGCATGCTCGTCGGGTGGCGGCTGTGCTGCACGGTTCCAACTTGCGTGCTTACACCAGCAGCGATGTGATCGGCGTCGAACTGGGCGGCGCGGTCAAGAACGTGCTGGCCATCGCCGCCGGTATCGCCGACGGTCTGGGTTTCGGAGCCAATGCCCGAGCGGCGCTGATCACGCGTGGGTTGGCGGAGCTGGTGCGGCTGGGTGTGGCCGTGGGTGGTCAGCGCGAAACCTTCATGGGTTTGGCCGGTATCGGCGATTTGGTGCTGACCTGTACCGATGACCAGTCGCGCAACCGGCGATTCGGCTTGGCGATCGGCCGCGGTGACAGCGCCGAGATGGCCAGCGCGGCTATCGGGCAGGTGGTGGAAGGTGCGGCGACCGTGCGGGAAATCCTGCGGCTGGCGCGGCGGCACGGTGTGGAGCTACCCATTACCGAACAGGTGGATGCGGTGCTATATCACGGTCAGAGTCCGCGCCGGGCGGTGGAAAACCTGCTGGCGCGCGATCCGAAGCCGGAAGGAGTTTGAGGCAGAATCGCCACCAGCCGGGCGATGGGTTAAGTGATGCAGCTTTCCAGCAATGGGCGGCTGCGATCGTCCGCTTCCCGATCCAGGCCGCTATAGGCTTGCGGCCAGCGCTTTTTGACCACCGGGCTGTCGCTGGCCAGTGCATGGCAGGTGTTCAGGACTGGCGGTGGCTTGCGGGCGGCGGCGGGCTTGGCATCTTCCTCGTCGTAACGCTGACCGTAGAGGGTTTGAAAGAACGTGGTGGCCACGGGACCCAGCAGTTCGGTCATGTGTGTGCAGCCGCTCGTACCGCCGAACAATTCCTTCAGCTTCAACGACCAGCCCGGCCCAATCCGTACACCGACCAGTTCTTGGTAGCGGCCGGCGATCGCCGGACACAGGGCGAACGGCGCTCCATCGGTACAAGCCTCGACCGCCTGGATCAGACACTGGCTGTCGACGGTCAGGCGGATCCACAGGTCGTGTAACGGTTCGCCGGCCTGAATCGTTCCGCCGCGATCATCGTTGGGAAAGGGGTAGGTTTTGGTGTCGACCAGCCGTCCTTCGATATCCCACAAGCCATCCTCGCGCCGGTAGCCCCAGCATTGAACGACGCGCTTGTGCAGTAGTTGGCGAGGAGCGGGAGCGGGCAATGGCATGAGAAATCCTTGTAGGGGTAAAGCGTTGGGTGGCGAGTGTCATTAGTCGAAGAACGTACCACCCACGATTCGTGCCATTCGCTGTTCCAACCGCGCCAGCACAGCGCGTTTTTGCTCGGGGGTACAGTCCCACCAAGCGGCAATTTCCTCCAACGTACGGTAGCAGCCGTCGCACAGTTGGGTCTGCGGGTTGATCACGCAGACCCCGATACACGGGGACGGCGGCTCGTCGGGCACGGTGGAGGGATTGTCGCTCATGAGGCTTTCGGAATGGCGGTCGCTTGCAACATGGATCAGATTGCAATGATACAGCGCCTCGGCTGTTCGAATCCATGTCCAATGGGTTGACCGGCGGCATTCCGGTGATCGGTTAGGCGTTGTCGGGGCGGAAGAGCCGGTCGGCCGCGAAGACTTGGGAGAGAATGGTTATGGGCTTATCGAGTGTGCTGGTTTGGAGCACGCGCCATGGCGCTTTGGTCGGGCGGTGGTAGCCGACCCTCGATCCTGTGGTGGTTGGGAGACCTCTCCGCCGTCTTCGCGGCTAACCAGGTTGAATCAGGATGCTTGAATTGGCACGCTTGACTTCGAAGACCTTAGCCAAAGTGGCAAGCGGACGTAAATAAGGACAAACCTTGATTGATGCAAGGGTACCCACAGGATTATGGGAGGTCCGAGATCGGAAGGATGTAATAAGTACAATGGTCATGGGGTTTGTGCTTGTGTGGACGCATCGCCGGGTTTAACCTTTAATAACAGGCATTGGAGCAGGGTTGACCCTGCTCGGTGGTGTGCCCTGACGACAGGTTTTGATCCATCGAATAACGATTCAGGAGGGAACATCCATGTTGACCTATGAAGACTGTCTGGAGTTGAGCGACCTGACCGAAGAAGAGATCGAAGCCATCGCCCAGCACGAGCATTTACCGGAAATGGCGGCTTTGGAGCTGGGTAGCTATTTGGTGCATACGCCGGAAGGTATACCGATGATCAAGCGTATCATTTTAGAAGATATCGAGGATGCGAACCGGCGAGGGCATGCTGAAAAGGTCTTGCAGTTGAAGTTGGTGCTCAAGCACTTTGTTGACACCCATCCAAACGCCACCGCCAAAAAGGCCTAGCCAGGGCGACGGATTGGTGTCACCGCTCGGGTGCGGCCGGTGGTGTCTGTTGCCGATCTTCGGCTAGAAGAGCCTGAACTTCGGCTAGGCTCGCCCGCCGCATGGGGCGGCCGTCGACCGGGCTGCGCGGCGCCTCCCGTTCGGCCAATGGCGCGAAAATGGTCAGGTCGATACAGCTGCCGTCGGCGTCGAGTCGGAAGGCGGGCAGGCAGACCGGATCGCCATTGCCTAGTTTGATGCGGTGTTCCGTGGTATCGAAGGGAATGTGGTGTTCCATCAAGAACAGCAGGACGTCCGTGGGCGTATCGGCAAACAGGTGCAGATGAATATCGACATGCGGGCCGGTGGCGCCGCTCAGTACCGGGCCAACCAACCGGGGTCGGAAACGCCCCAGAAACCGCATGATTTCCACGGCGGTTTCGCGCAGGCCGCGCAGGCGCAGCGCTTGACGGTCGGCATGGAACAGCCGCTGGTAGTCGAGCAATGCCTGCTCGATCTCGGCATTGTCTGGCAGAGCGGCCTTATCGGTCACCGCCAGGCGAATGGCGGCTTTGCGCTTGGCGCTACGGAAATCCTGGACTCCTTCTTCAACCATGATTCGGGCGCTTTCCTGCGCCATGAGGATCTTGAGTCGCGGGGTGTCGCGGCGGCGTCGGGCCATGGGCAGCTCCGGTGGGGCGATGGCGGCGGGCGATGGCATTCCCCGGCGCTTCGAACGAGTTTGTTTGCTATATTTCCGTAGCCGTTCATTCCCCTCTACTCTACTGAGGTAAGGGGGCGAGAGGCAGTCCGGCGCGCCGGTCGGCGATGGCGCGTTCGAGAGTGCGCCAAGGGGAGTGGCCGCGCTGGCGGCAGGTATCGATGACGCTGGCGAGCAGAGCGAAGACCCGCGAGCCGACCGGGGTGCGGGTGCCCAGACTGATCTTGCGCGCGATCACCCAATGCCGCAGGGCGCGCTCGGCCTCGTTGTTCGTTAAGGGGTGTTTCGGGTACCGCAGTACCTGGAAGATGACGTCCCAGTCATTGAGCAACTCCACCGCCAAGGCGTGGGTTTTAGCGTGGTCGCTCCCTTGCTGCCGCTCGCAGGCGGCGCGCAACGCCGCCACCCGCGACGCGTGTTGAGTGGGCAAATCGACCGGGAGCGGGCCTTCGCGGGCGGCATACACCGCCGCCATCAAGGCTTGTAAAGTATCCAGGACGATCCGGCCGAAGACGCGGGCTTCGCGGTCACAACTCTCGGCCAAGCCTCGCGCCTTGCGAATCAGGTGCGCCCAACAGCGCAACCGGTGCGGGTAGTCGCGGTAGGCCATCCAGCCATCGCTCATCAGCCAGCCGCTAAAACCGTCCAGCACGTTTTCGACTAACTCTTTGCCTCGCCCGGCCACGTAATACAGCGTCACGGTTAACGACCGGAATACCCACAGCCACAGGGTCTGGCCGTGTTCGGGCCAGGAGGTTTCGTCGGCGTGCAGCAGGGCGCTGTCCAGAACCGCCTGGACGAGTTCGTCTTCCGCCGGGGCCACGGCCGCGCCGGCTTCGTGGAGCGTTCGATGGATCGTGCCGGTACTGAGCTTCAGGCCCAGCCACTCGTCCAGGAATTCGCGAATCCGTGCCCGCGACAGCCGAAACCGCAGGGCCAGCGCCACGATCAGCGCCGCCAACCCCGGCCCCACCAAGCGCCATTCGCTGAGTTCAATCCCCGCCAGCAGTGGGTCCACCACGCCCTGGCCGGCCACGGCCCGGGTCCGATGGCCACAGGCGCAGGGGGCTTCGTAGTAGCGATGGTCCACTACCCACAGCGTCAACCCCGGTCGCGCTGGATCGTCCCAGCGCAGGTCGACCGCCTGAAACCCGGTGTAGGCCACCGCGCCCACCGGGTCCAGCGGCCGGCCACAACCGGCGCAGGTGTCGGGGTAATGGGCCTGTTCGGCATTCGCCTGGAACACCTGAGTCCGGCCAATCCCCGGCGCCCCCGGCTGCTTACCCGGTTTACGGGCTGGTTTCGCGTCCGCCGGTTTCGCCTCGGCCGACGGCGGTTCCGCCGGCGCCGGCTTCGCGTCCGCCGGCGCCGACTCGGGTCCATCGTCCGCCGCATCGGCGGCATCCGATTCCGGCCCGCCACCCGGTCGGTCCCACGGCACCCGACTGCTCGGCGGCCGCGAACTGTTGTCCGGTCCCTGGTTCAGCCGGTCCAGCGCCTCCTTCAAATCGTCCAGCAGCTTGCCCGACAGCGCACGCACCTCGGCCTCCCCAGCGAATCCAGGTAGGCTTGGTCTAATTGGCGCAGGCTATGTTGGCTTAGGTGCATGGCGGTTGATCGTGGGGCCGGACTCTAGTTTTCCATACCTACTCCCCGAGGGGAAGTCAGCCGTTACCGGGAGGGGTGTGAAGAGTTACATATTTCCAAGGTACAGGTTTGATTCATTCAATCAGATCAGTTGAGGAAGCGTAACTTGGCTCTGTTCAAGCGTAAAGAATCTATTCTGGGCATCGACATTAGCTCCTCGTCAATCAAGTTGATCGAGTTGAGCCGTTCCGGGTCACGGTTCCGGGTTGAGGCCTTCGCTGTCGAACCGCTGGGCGAGGGGATGATGGAGGACCGCAACCCCGCCGATCCTGATGCAATGGGAGAGGCGATCAAGCGGGCCTGCCGCAGATCGGGTACCCGCTTGCGCCGCGCGGCCGTCGCCGTGCCTACCTCCAGCGTAATCACGCGTACCATACCGATGCCGGCGGAATTCAAGGAAAGCGATGTCGAGGTTAATGTTTCAATCGAGGCGGCTCAGTATATCCCGTACCCCGTCGAGGAAATCTATCTGGATTTTGAGATGAAGGGTCCGTCCCAGGCCAGCAGCGAAATGCAGGATGTCATGTTGGTGGCCACTCGTAAGGAGAACGTGGATACTCGGGAAGCCGCGCTCAAGAATGCGGGTTTGGTTCCGGTGGTCGTGGATATCGAGGCTTATGCCTTGGAAAACACATTCCGCCTACTGATGGAGGGCTTGCCCAAGGCTGGCGGCGATGGATCACTCAACCTGGATAAGCCGCGGGAAGGGTTGACCGCGCTGATCGATATCGGTGCCACCATCACTAATTTGTACATCTTGCGACAGAATTGCGTTATTTTTACTCGCGAGCAGGGTTTCGGTTGCGACCAACTCACCCTTCGGATCGCCGAAACCTATGGCCTGTCCCGGGAGCAGGCTGAACAGGCCAAGCGCTCCGCCGATCCGGTGGCCGAGGATTTTGCCACGGCCGTTCAAGAACCTTTCAAGCACATGCTGGCTGAGCAGATTGGGCACGGCTTGCAGTTCTTTTTTTCCTCCGACCAATATGCTTCGGGCCGCTATAATGTAGATACTATCGTCCTGGTGGGAGGCGGTGCCATGATCGCGGGTTTGGACCGGGTGTTGGCGGACGTGCTGGGCATCGCCACGGTGGTTGCCAACCCCTTCAAGAACATGGGTAGCGCCACCAAGGTGAACAGTAGCGCCTTATTGCGTGACGCACCCATGCTGGCGGTTGCCGGTGGGCTGGCCCTGAGGAGCTTCGACTGACATGACGCGCATCAATTTGCTGCCTTGGCGCGAGGCGCGCCGTGCTCAGCGACAGCGCGAGTTGGTCGCAATGCTGGTCGCGGCGGCGCTGGTTGCCGCCGGCAGCGTGTTTCTGGTGCAAACGGAAATCGCCAACCGCATTGAGTACCAACAAGAGCGCAACAACTATCTGCGTGGTGAGTTGGCCCGACTCAAGAAAGCCGCCGAGGAGATCCAGGCGTTACAACAAACCCGGAACCGGTTGGTTGAGCGCCTTAACGTCATCCAGAAATTGCAGGCCAGCCGTCCCGGTATGGTGCGGATGCTGGATGAGCTGGTCCGGCTGGTTCCTCAGGATATCTACCTGACCGCTTTCAAGACCACCAGCAATCAGGTGACTCTCAGCGGCACTGCTCGCTCCGACCTGATTATTTCCGAATTCATGCGTGACATTCGGGATGTCAAGCTGTTTGGCGAGCCAGTCTTGCAAGTTATTCAGACCAAGAATTTGAATAATGTGCAAGCGAGAGTGTTCGAGCTGGTCGTTCCGCTGAAACTGGATGCGGAGAAGGCGGATACAGGGGGTAAGACATGAATCTGTCGGAGATCAACCTCAACGACTTCGACCTGCGGGAAGCTGGCGATTGGCCCTGGGTCGGCAAGATCGTGCTGGTCGTTCTGGTCATCGCCGCCGTGCTGGGAGCGGGGTACTACTTCTTTACCAGCGACCGCCTGGAAGAACTGGATCGGGTGACCCGCGAGGAGCAGCAACTGCGGCAGGAGTTTATTGAAAAGCAGCGGGTTGCGGCCAATCTGGAATCGTTTCGGGCGCAGCTTAAGCAGATGGAGGCCGAGCTGGAAGTCATGTTGCGGCAGTTGCCGACCGGTACGGAGATGCCTGATCTG
Proteins encoded in this window:
- the gpmA gene encoding 2,3-diphosphoglycerate-dependent phosphoglycerate mutase — its product is MYKIVLIRHGESQWNKENRFTGWHDVDLSERGREEARKGGQALKKEGYVFDVAFTSVLKRAIRTLWTVLDEMDLMWIPVNRTWRLNERHYGNLTGLNKAETAAQHGEEQVKIWRRSFDIPPPALEATDPRFPTNDPRYADLDPRVLPATESLKITIDRVLPYWHDTIVPTIRAGKRVVIAAHGNSLRALIKYLDDMSDEAIIALNVPTGVPLVYELDAKLRPTKSYYLADPEELKKLMDAVANQGKAK
- a CDS encoding winged helix-turn-helix transcriptional regulator produces the protein MALELLITRDEDIERASRSLKAMSHPLRLKILCTLGEREVSVQEIVERVGTSQSNISQHLAILRDKGILICRKDANRVYYRVGDARTLRLIGMMRDVFCTRV
- a CDS encoding DUF2892 domain-containing protein, coding for MNSERIIRIMAGSFILLSLLLGAPASPLYHSGYWLWFTGFVGFNLFQSGFTRFCPAEQILWKLGVKKAGTPTGCAN
- a CDS encoding rhodanese-like domain-containing protein; protein product: MNDFIEFSTQNWLLFLALFAITGMLIGSEVLRKMRGVSSLSAAEALRLINDQEALILDVRDGGEYKEGHIPQARHIPLGALRDRLGELTKAKDKPIIVYCRNGATSQAACAQIKKSGIADVYSLSGGLSAWQEANLPVSRKKS
- the grxC gene encoding glutaredoxin 3 → MLAPDPATPNIVIYTSGYCPYCRRARALLDSKGVVYTPLDVNRDPRLWEEIAKRTGRHTVPQIFIGDRHVGGCDDLFELERRGELTPLLRG
- the secB gene encoding protein-export chaperone SecB yields the protein MSDQQQVPQQFEIQKIYLKDISLETPNSPMIFTEQWQPQTEVRLETGAKPLAEGLFEVSLTVTVTAKLGDRTAYLVEVQQGGLFALRGFDDGQMGHMLHAYCPNLLFPFAREELASLIGKGGFPALLLNPINFDNLYLQRFQQQQEQAAAAAPPSSAPTIS
- a CDS encoding NAD(P)-dependent glycerol-3-phosphate dehydrogenase, with amino-acid sequence MLVAARVAVLGAGSWGTALALLLARNGHDVRLWGHDPREIAPLCRERENRRYLPGVPFPSRLNASTDLIEALANVELALVAVPSHAYGATLVRLRPLLPTTAGFAWATKGLEHGSGRFLHEVTLEMLGRDRSAAVISGPSFAVEVARGLPTAVTVAAWDVAHARRVAAVLHGSNLRAYTSSDVIGVELGGAVKNVLAIAAGIADGLGFGANARAALITRGLAELVRLGVAVGGQRETFMGLAGIGDLVLTCTDDQSRNRRFGLAIGRGDSAEMASAAIGQVVEGAATVREILRLARRHGVELPITEQVDAVLYHGQSPRRAVENLLARDPKPEGV
- a CDS encoding DUF2889 domain-containing protein; protein product: MPLPAPAPRQLLHKRVVQCWGYRREDGLWDIEGRLVDTKTYPFPNDDRGGTIQAGEPLHDLWIRLTVDSQCLIQAVEACTDGAPFALCPAIAGRYQELVGVRIGPGWSLKLKELFGGTSGCTHMTELLGPVATTFFQTLYGQRYDEEDAKPAAARKPPPVLNTCHALASDSPVVKKRWPQAYSGLDREADDRSRPLLESCIT
- a CDS encoding DUF1289 domain-containing protein; this encodes MSDNPSTVPDEPPSPCIGVCVINPQTQLCDGCYRTLEEIAAWWDCTPEQKRAVLARLEQRMARIVGGTFFD
- a CDS encoding pilus assembly protein PilM; amino-acid sequence: MALFKRKESILGIDISSSSIKLIELSRSGSRFRVEAFAVEPLGEGMMEDRNPADPDAMGEAIKRACRRSGTRLRRAAVAVPTSSVITRTIPMPAEFKESDVEVNVSIEAAQYIPYPVEEIYLDFEMKGPSQASSEMQDVMLVATRKENVDTREAALKNAGLVPVVVDIEAYALENTFRLLMEGLPKAGGDGSLNLDKPREGLTALIDIGATITNLYILRQNCVIFTREQGFGCDQLTLRIAETYGLSREQAEQAKRSADPVAEDFATAVQEPFKHMLAEQIGHGLQFFFSSDQYASGRYNVDTIVLVGGGAMIAGLDRVLADVLGIATVVANPFKNMGSATKVNSSALLRDAPMLAVAGGLALRSFD
- a CDS encoding PilN domain-containing protein — translated: MTRINLLPWREARRAQRQRELVAMLVAAALVAAGSVFLVQTEIANRIEYQQERNNYLRGELARLKKAAEEIQALQQTRNRLVERLNVIQKLQASRPGMVRMLDELVRLVPQDIYLTAFKTTSNQVTLSGTARSDLIISEFMRDIRDVKLFGEPVLQVIQTKNLNNVQARVFELVVPLKLDAEKADTGGKT